The following coding sequences lie in one Saimiri boliviensis isolate mSaiBol1 chromosome 6, mSaiBol1.pri, whole genome shotgun sequence genomic window:
- the PRG2 gene encoding bone marrow proteoglycan isoform X2: MKLPLLLALLFGAVSALHLRSETSNFESLLGAKTLPEDEEMPEQEVEELETEEEGGSGSEDASKEDGAVESISVPDLVDKNLPCPEEEDTVQLVGIPGRQTCRRYLLLTCQRCYRGNLVSIHNFNLNYRIQLSVRGLNQGQVWIGGRIIGSGRCRRFQWVDGSHWNFAFWAAGQPSVRGGHCVALCTRGGHWRRAPCRRRLPFVCSY, from the exons GGTCTGAGACTTCCAACTTTGAAAGCCTTTTGGGTGCTAAGACCCTGCCTGAGGATGAGGAGATGCCAGAACAGGAGGTGGAGGAGctggagacagaggaggaggggGGCTCTGGAAGTGAAGATGCCTCCAAGGAAGACGGGGCTGTTGAGTCTATCTCAGTCCCAGATTTGGTAGACAAAAACCTTCCATGTCCTGAGGAAGAGGACACAGTACAACTGGTGGGCATCCCTGGGCGCCAGACCTGCCGCCGCTACCTCCTG TTGACTTGCCAGAGGTGCTACCGGGGCAACCTGGTGTCCATCCACAACTTCAATTTGAATTACCGAATCCAGCTCTCAGTCAGAGGGCTCAACCAGGGTCAAGTCTGGATCGGAGGCAGGATCATAGGCTCG GGCCGCTGCAGACGCTTTCAGTGGGTTGACGGCAGCCACTGGAACTTTGCATTCTGGGCTGCTGGCCAGCCCTCAGTCCGTGGTGGTCACTGTGTGGCCCTGTGTACCCGAG GAGGCCACTGGCGTCGAGCCCCCTGCCGCCGAAGGCTTCCTTTCGTCTGTTCCTACTGA
- the PRG2 gene encoding bone marrow proteoglycan isoform X1, which yields MKLPLLLALLFGAVSALHLRSETSNFESLLGAKTLPEDEEMPEQEVEELETEEEGGSGSEDASKEDGAVESISVPDLVDKNLPCPEEEDTVQLVGIPGRQTCRRYLLVRRPHTFDQARLTCQRCYRGNLVSIHNFNLNYRIQLSVRGLNQGQVWIGGRIIGSGRCRRFQWVDGSHWNFAFWAAGQPSVRGGHCVALCTRGGHWRRAPCRRRLPFVCSY from the exons GGTCTGAGACTTCCAACTTTGAAAGCCTTTTGGGTGCTAAGACCCTGCCTGAGGATGAGGAGATGCCAGAACAGGAGGTGGAGGAGctggagacagaggaggaggggGGCTCTGGAAGTGAAGATGCCTCCAAGGAAGACGGGGCTGTTGAGTCTATCTCAGTCCCAGATTTGGTAGACAAAAACCTTCCATGTCCTGAGGAAGAGGACACAGTACAACTGGTGGGCATCCCTGGGCGCCAGACCTGCCGCCGCTACCTCCTGGTGAGACGTCCTCACACATTTGATCAAGCTCGG TTGACTTGCCAGAGGTGCTACCGGGGCAACCTGGTGTCCATCCACAACTTCAATTTGAATTACCGAATCCAGCTCTCAGTCAGAGGGCTCAACCAGGGTCAAGTCTGGATCGGAGGCAGGATCATAGGCTCG GGCCGCTGCAGACGCTTTCAGTGGGTTGACGGCAGCCACTGGAACTTTGCATTCTGGGCTGCTGGCCAGCCCTCAGTCCGTGGTGGTCACTGTGTGGCCCTGTGTACCCGAG GAGGCCACTGGCGTCGAGCCCCCTGCCGCCGAAGGCTTCCTTTCGTCTGTTCCTACTGA